One genomic segment of Sorex araneus isolate mSorAra2 chromosome X, mSorAra2.pri, whole genome shotgun sequence includes these proteins:
- the ZCCHC12 gene encoding zinc finger CCHC domain-containing protein 12, whose translation MASILARMASSRRQNSSLPPWAYSMLRSLRSSLRPLIANMAERNMKLFSGQVVPAQGEETFENWLTQVIGVLPDWNMSEEEKLKRLMKTLRGPAREVMRLLQASNPNLSVADFLRGMKLVFGESESSVTTHGRFFNTLQAQGEKTSLYVIRLEVQLQNAIQAGIIAEKDANQIRLQQLLLGADLSRDMRFRLKHFLRVYENEQEGIPDFLELIRMIKEEEDLDDTFVRSKRARRDESTAGREASPEATEASSPMAISNADSEVIEIDDSLDEDSDEDVILVESQDPPLSFSGSLPPRRSPTPEDEVLIIDSPNSSPPQSPSTSGVSQFNNSTGEMRRARKRKYTLHCSYCGEEGHSKENCELDRAHTFENLIVTLQDLTHMEEEGAREVPGYLNNPYELYEILNPLL comes from the coding sequence ATGGCTAGCATCCTGGCCCGGATGGCGAGTAGCCGTAGGCAGAATTCCTCCTTGCCGCCTTGGGCTTATTCCATGCTGAGGTCCTTGAGGTCTAGTCTTCGTCCTTTGATAGCTAACATGGCAGAGAGAAACATGAAGCTGTTTTCTGGGCAGGTGGTGCCAGCTCAGGGGGAGGAAACCTTTGAAAACTGGCTGACCCAAGTCATTGGGGTCCTGCCAGATTGGAATATGTCTGAGGAGGAAAAACTTAAGCGTTTGATGAAAACTCTTCGGGGCCCTGCCAGGGAAGTCATGCGTTTGCTGCAGGCCTCGAACCCTAACCTCAGTGTGGCCGATTTCTTGCGAGGGATGAAATTGGTGTTTGGGGAGTCTGAAAGCAGTGTGACTACCCATGGGAGGTTTTTCAACACCCTGCAGGCCCAAGGGGAGAAGACCTCCCTGTATGTGATACGGTTAGAGGTGCAGCTCCAGAACGCAATTCAGGCAGGGATTATAGCTgagaaagatgcaaatcaaattCGCCTGCAGCAGCTCCTTTTAGGGGCTGACTTGAGTAGGGACATGCGCTTCCGGCTGAAGCATTTTCTCAGGGTGTATGAGAATGAGCAGGAGGGCATTCCTGATTTCCTGGAATTAATCAGAATGATCAAAGAGGAAGAGGACTTGGATGATACTTTTGTGAGAAGCAAGCGTGCCAGAAGAGATGAGTCAACGGCGGGGAGGGAAGCCAGCCCAGAGGCAACTGAGGCCTCTTCCCCCATGGCGATCAGCAATGCTGACTCTGAAGTGATAGAGATAGATGACAGCCTTGATGAGGACTCAGATGAGGATGTGATACTGGTGGAGTCTCAGGATCCCCCGCTTTCATTCTCAGGTTCTCTTCCCCCCAGACGCAGTCCCACACCCGAAGATGAAGTGCTTATCATTGATTCTCCTAACAGTTCCCCACCTCAGTCTCCTTCCACAAGTGGGGTTTCTCAGTTTAATAATAGTACTGGGGAGATGCGCCGAGCCAGGAAACGCAAATACACTCTCCACTGTTCTTACTGTGGGGAGGAGGGTCACTCTAAGGAGAACTGTGAACTTGACAGGGCCCACACATTTGAGAATCTGATCGTCACTCTGCAGGATTTAACACATATGGAggaggaaggggccagagaggtccCTGGGTATCTGAATAACCCCTATGAGCTGTATGAGATCCTTAACCCTCTGCTTTAG